The proteins below are encoded in one region of Penicillium psychrofluorescens genome assembly, chromosome: 4:
- a CDS encoding uncharacterized protein (ID:PFLUO_007265-T1.cds;~source:funannotate) has protein sequence MTEPLTIQTRTVYRALLRELPRRHLSTPSPLHQRLRQLFRAETTTPSTSSPLPQSTPTPTSTPPFSTPSTTEERALRIQEAEQLAQYARAQRSYAALLERYNPGMDMDEEERVRLTARRVGFDLPVTKGTQE, from the coding sequence ATGACTGAACCACTCACCATCCAAACTCGCACTGTCTACcgcgccctcctccgcgaACTCCCACGCCGGCACCTCTCCACCCCGTCCCCGCTACACCAACGTCTCCGCCAGCTCTTCCGCGCAGAAACCACAACCCCctcaacctcatcaccaCTCCCTcaatcaacaccaacaccaacatccACGCCCCCCttctcaacaccatccacaacAGAAGAACGCGCCCTccgcatccaagaagcagagcAACTGGCCCAGTACGCCCGCGCGCAGCGTTCCTATgctgcgctgctggagcggtATAATCCCGGcatggacatggatgaggaggagagggttAGGTTGACCGCTAGGAGGGTGGGCTTTGATTTGCCGGTGACGAAGGGGACACAGGAGTAG
- a CDS encoding uncharacterized protein (ID:PFLUO_007264-T1.cds;~source:funannotate), with product MASSQSARASTDKGQKTLTSPRPGIPRTPSASSSGSHKPDPGLKGSRSDQPLVKEDERPPIPAKSASAQSKGDEVWRKTTPQESDCVSNRRQEPAQVGFPEVTIAVVGEENAGKSSFIRRALDLKTTPAASSSKKKMSLDGSVYIVRMLEVDLKEVRLGSKKNILWPKSSPRIDGALVLHDATEPEKLEEMTDLLDSLDATALPFLLVACKCDLTTDDSKLEPLHGRYEIRRTSPESPRSQRMCIALVLRTVIAHREDLSAQPKNSNPPSSSPPQKSPDSTRQSTTDRHHARAKSENPTALTGAAGSSRTTAVDRTVDGDGGKRRPTDQAPSSNLAHQTTARPSSSSRYARSNSQPVRPQTPPSAARLNPRRPSATSDSPNRDQNRQQRMHTAWRDSVGLDAFSSFLNMDEELEDGQSRPTSPGGGVIRPKPSSESNSSAESGLSFDELVDRLVAMPMSKNDNKFQSIFLCLYRKFAAPASLLGALITRFDRNETNTTDQLARIADQLRLLNVVAQWASEYPGDFAYPKTRKRITEFVATLEKSHFYMFAAKEIGSYLDLNAEDDEVSWAFSDGDVGDSGHTETFFHNSGRSSPVPFLTSAYDDDEEEEDPIYSMSALDLSDGPHDSTSRLSASVSLSSNPEKPSSTLNLSFTMLTTEAAQKEAARLELTPRTLLSKVQWRYFMETPEEEFARELTRIDWIMYNSFRPRDLVRHVSISGMDKEKIKSLKNVNRMIKQFNHLAFFVASMILLRDKPKHRAKALEKFMLIAAKLRRQNNYNSLGAVIAAINGTPVHRLNQTRDLIPAHTQKEFMRLVILMSTQRSHFAYRLAWENSFTERIPFLPLHRRDLVSAEEGNKTFVGENRSRINWKKFEVMGEVVLGIQRSQKTPHPQAHRYDDVERLILNSKFSGDEEDLYSRSLYLEPSTGGEAPRRKFGWLRS from the exons CCAAGAGAGTGACTGCGTTTCTAACCGACGTCAGGAACCGGCCCAAGTCGGGTTCCCCGAAGTTACCATTGCGGTAGTCGGTGAGGAGAATGCGGGCAAGAGCAGCTTCATTCGTCGCGCCTTGGACTTGAAGACGACGCCCGCTGCGAGCtccagcaagaagaagatgtcgcTGGACGGGTCGGTTTACATCGTGCGCATGCTCGAGGTCGATCTGAAGGAGGTCCGGCTGGgcagcaagaagaacattCTATGGCCCAAATCCTCGCCCCGAATTGATGGGGCTCTGGTGCTGCATGATGCCACGGAGCcggagaagctggaagagatgaCGGATCTACTGG ACTCCCTGGATGCCACGGCGCTACCGTTCCTGCTGGTGGCGTGCAAATGCGATTTGACCACCGACGACAGCAAGCTGGAGCCGCTTCATGGACGCTACGAGATCCGCCGTACATCTCCCGAATCGCCACGGTCGCAGCGGATGTGTATTGCACTGGTGCTACGGACCGTCATTGCGCACCGAGAAG ACTTGTCCGCCCAACCTAAAAATTCGAATCCTCCTTCGTCATCCCCTCCTCAAAAATCTCCCGACTCGACTCGGCAATCGACCACTGACAGACACCACGCCCGCGCCAAATCCGAGAACCCTACCGCCTTGACTGGAGCCGCTGGCAGCTCAAGAACGACGGCCGTGGATCGGACAGTCGATGGGGACGGCGGGAAGCGTCGGCCCACCGACCAGGCACCCTCCTCCAATCTGGCTCACCAAACTACCGCCCGTCCGTCTAGCTCCTCGCGATATGCTCGGAGCAATTCCCAGCCTGTGCGACCGCAGACGCCTCCTTCTGCGGCTCGCCTGAACCCCCGCAGACCGTCCGCCACGAGCGACTCGCCAAACCGAGACCAAAACCGCCAGCAGCGAATGCATACGGCTTGGCGTGACAGCGTTGGTTTGGACGCCTTCAGCAGCTTCTTGAATATGGACGAGGAATTGGAAGACGGACAGAGCCGCCCCACCAGTCCTGGTGGTGGGGTGATTCGACCGAAGCCTAGCAGCGAGAGCAATTCGAGTGCTGAATCAGGGTTATCATTTGATGAGCTGGTGGACCGTTTGGTTGCAATGCCCATGTCGAAGAATGACAACAAGTTCCAGTCAATATTCCTGTGCCTATACCGAAAGTTTGCAGCACCTGCAAGCTTACTGGGAGCGCTGATCACTCGTTTTGATCGGAACGAGACAAACACCACCGACCAGCTTGCCCGCATTGCCGATCAGTTGAGGCTGTTGAATGTCGTCGCCCAGTGGGCGTCTGAATATCCTGGCGACTTTGCCTATCCCAAGACGCGCAAGCGCATCACTGAGTTCGTGGCAACGCTTGAGAAGAGCCATTTCTACATGTtcgccgccaaggagatcgGATCATATCTAGACTTGAAtgccgaggatgacgaagtTAGCTGGGCCTTTTCGGATGGCGACGTTGGCGACAGCGGCCATACAGAGACGTTCTTTCACAATTCTGGTCGAAGCTCGCCAGTTCCATTCCTCACTTCCGCCtacgatgacgacgaggaagaggaggatcCTATCTACAGCATGAGCGCACTCGACCTCAGCGACGGGCCGCATGACTCGACTTCCCGGCTTTCGGCAAGCGTTTCGCTATCGTCCAACCCGgagaagcccagcagcaccCTCAATCTGTCATTTACCATGTTAACAACCGAGGCTGCTCAGAAAGAAGCTGCGCGTCTGGAGCTTACCCCTCGTACTCTTCTGAGCAAGGTCCAGTGGCGGTATTTTATGGAGACCCCGGAGGAAGAGTTCGCGCGGGAACTAACGCGTATCGACTGGATCATGTACAACTCGTTCCGGCCACGCGATCTCGTCCGCCATGTGAGCATCTCCGGCATGGACAAGGAGAAAATCAAGAGTTTGAAGAATGTCAACCGCATGATCAAGCAGTTCAATCACCTCGCTTTCTTCGTGGCGAGCATGATTCTCTTACGAGACAAGCCGAAGCACCGGGCCAAGGCATTGGAAAAGTTCATGCTGATCGCGGCC AAACTCCGCCGCCAAAACAATTACAACTCACTGGGCGCCGTCATTGCCGCCATTAACGGCACCCCTGTCCACCGCCTGAACCAAACCCGGGATCTGATCCCCGCCCACACGCAGAAGGAGTTTATGCGGCTGGTCATCCTCATGAGCACCCAGCGCAGCCACTTTGCCTACCGTCTTGCGTGGGAGAACTCCTTCACAGAGCGTATCCCATTCTTGCCACTACACCGGCGTGACCTGGTCTCTGCCGAGGAAGGAAACAAGACCTTCGTCGGCGAGAATCGATCTCGGATTAATTGGAAGAAATTCGAGGTCATGGGCGAGGTCGTGCTGGGAATCCAGCGAAGCCAGAAGACGCCTCACCCGCAGGCTCACCGGTATGATGATGTTGAGCGGTTGATTTTGAACTCGAAATTCTCTGGCGATGAAGAG GACTTGTACAGCCGCAGCTTGTATCTCGAACCAtccaccggcggcgaggcACCACGCAGAAAATTCGGCTGGTTACGTTCATGA
- a CDS encoding uncharacterized protein (ID:PFLUO_007267-T1.cds;~source:funannotate) → MASANEQQERDAAFWAPGTVALEDLHQARDQLVLFPTPSSDPNDPLNWSTARKALNFTLVSFYVLWTFVQLDIGFTAWGPMETDLGFTFDNLSMGAGINYAGLAVGCIFFIPLVHRYGRRPIYIFSVTLQLASCIWQAKVHTFGDLIGSNLISGLGGAISEIIAQITIADMFFVHQHATMNGWYVIFQSTGAFLGPVASGYITVSQGWRWMWWWCVIFFGVTLLCVIFLFEESKYIPLVGGHGVTPIPASQRPNSTGGKLKSENEDRTDREAAANRVAQSDIKPKTYRQRMALVTTTDESIWQHVYQPFITLLTFPAVTYCAITYGTTLCWFAVMTSLQASYMIYVPYNFSAIGIGLMNLPPFLGALLGFPFGGYICDKFIMRLSKRNGGIYEPEMRLWLALPVAIISPAGILMFGIGIAHGVSWGLLAVGFGFFGFALASVGAISLSYLMDCYQDIIGDALVGVVFMRNILSVIVLLVLTPWVEGMGLQNLHVLIALINFVILLLPVPLLVWGKRARVATATRYKKMAQKQLSHRAI, encoded by the exons ATGGCGTCTGCTAATGAGCAGCAGGAAAGGGATGCGGCCTTTTGGGCGCCAGGGACAGTGGCGCTGGAAGACC TTCACCAAGCCAGAGATCAACTGGTTCTCTTTCCTACCCCCTCCTCTGACCCGAATGACCCTCTCAACTGGTCTACCGCTCGCAAGGCCCTCAATTTTACCTTGGTCAGCTTCTACGTCCTTTGGACCTTTGTCCAGCTTGACATCGGCTTTACGGCATGGGGTCCCATGGAGACAGATCTCGGCTTTACGTTCGATAATCTGAGTATGGGTGCCGGGATCAACTACGCCGGCCTTGCTGTGGGGTGCATATTCTTCATTCCTCTGGTTCACAGATATGGTCGGCGGCCGATTTACATCTTCAGCGTTACTCTTCAGTTGGCGTCCTGCATTTGGCAGGCTAAGGTCCATACTTTTGGTGATCTCATTGGAAGCAATTTGATATCTGGGCTTGGGGGCGCGATCAGCGAGATCATTGCTCAGATTACCATCGCGGACATGTTTTTCGTACATCAACATGCCACCATGAATGGCTGGTatgtcatcttccagagTACCGGTGCTTTTCTTGGTCCTGTCGCTTCTGGATACATTACTGTCTCGCAGGGTTGgaggtggatgtggtggtggtgtgtCATCTTCTTTGGCGTGACACTACTCTGCGTGATCTTCCTCTTTGAGGAGTCGAAATACATACCGCTTGTCGGCGGTCACGGTGTTACACCTATACCTGCCTCGCAGCGTCCAAATTCAACGGGTGGAAAGCTCAAATCTGAAAATGAGGATCGGACCGACAGAGAAGCCGCGGCGAATCGAGTCGCGCAATCCGATATCAAGCCGAAGACATATCGCCAACGAATGGCcctcgtcaccaccaccgacgagTCCATTTGGCAGCATGTTTATCAGCCATTTATAACGCTTCTGACTTTTCCAGCAGTTACATACTGTGCCATAACTTATGGCACCACATTGTGCTGGTTTGCGGTCATGACCTCACTGCAAGCATCGTACATGATCTATGTTCCATATAATTTTTCCGCGATCGGCATTGGCCTGATGAACCTTCCACCTTTCTTGGGTGCTCTTCTAGGCTTTCCATTTGGTGGATATATCTGCGACAAGTTTATTATGCGGCTCTCGAAGAGGAATGGCGGTATCTATGAACCGGAGATGCGTCTCTGGCTAGCCCTTCCTGTTGCCATCATAAGTCCAGCCGGGATTTTGATGTTCGGCATAGGTATTGCTCAT GGAGTTAGCTGGGGTCTTCTGGCCGttggctttggcttctttgggTTTGCATTAGCTTCGGTCGGCGCTATCTCGCTATCTTACCTCATGGACTGCTATCAGGAT ATTATTGGCGATGCACTGGTTGGAGTTGTCTTCATGCGAAACATCTTATCTGTCATTGTCCTCCTTGTCCTGACTCCATGGGTCGAAGGGATGGGCCTGCAGAACCTCCATGTTCTTATTGCGCTCATCAACTTTGTTATCTTATTGCTTCCGGTTCCTTTGCTCGTTTGGGGCAAAAGGGCAAGAGTCGCTACTGCGACGAGGTACAAGAAAATGGCACAAAAACAGCTTAGCCATCGTGCTATCTGA
- a CDS encoding uncharacterized protein (ID:PFLUO_007266-T1.cds;~source:funannotate) produces MAPSTCFHCHQARAIIIRPKNRHKLCRACFLQIFEAEVHETITGARLFYPGERVAIGASGGKDSTVLAAVLKTLNERYNYGLDLCLLSIDEGIRGYRDDSLETVKRNAVQYDMPLEIVGYGELYGWTMDQVVEQIGKKGNCTYCGVFRRQALDRGAARLAIKHVVTGHNADDVAETVMMNMLRGDVPRLSRGTNIVTDSDASEIKRSKPLKYAYEKEIVLYAHHRQLDYFSTECIYSPEAFRGSARTLIKDLEKIRPSSILDIVKSGEDMAALVPQERSQGGKSRQAAAAAEDESAGGCGSQNGRSSGGEMAAMEKQLAANDAAESRETEIGHPTKSFRPTGKQVKVQTMGYCEKCGYISSNRICKACSLLEGLNRNRPKTAIEVSVGIEDEESSTTLRRQMERTHLTNS; encoded by the coding sequence ATGGCGCCGTCGACCTGTTTTCACTGCCATCAGGCTCGCGCAATCATTATCCGACCCAAGAACCGGCACAAGCTGTGCCGTgcctgcttcctccagatcttcgaggCCGAAGTCCACGAAACGATCACCGGCGCTCGCCTCTTCTACCCCGGTGAGCGCGTCGCAATCGGTGCCAGCGGCGGCAAGGACAGCACCGTGCTCGCGGCTGTCCTGAAGACACTAAACGAGCGATACAACTACGGGCTGGATCTTTGTCTCTTATCGATCGACGAAGGTATCCGCGGCTACCGTGACGACAGCCTGGAAACTGTCAAGCGCAACGCGGTGCAATATGATATGCCACTTGAGATAGTGGGTTACGGCGAGTTGTACGGATGGACGATGGACCAGGTGGTGGAACAAATCGGCAAGAAGGGCAACTGCACGTACTGCGGTGTGTTTCGGCGACAGGCGCTCGACCGGGGCgcggcgcgcttggcgaTCAAGCATGTTGTCACTGGGCACAATGCGGATGATGTTGCGGAGACGGTCATGATGAATATGTTGCGGGGAGACGTGCCGCGCTTGTCTCGCGGGACCAACATCGTCACTGATTCGGACGCTTCGGAGATCAAGCGCAGCAAACCGCTCAAGTATGCATATGAGAAGGAGATTGTGCTTTATGCGCATCACCGCCAGCTGGACTACTTCAGTACCGAGTGCATTTATTCTCCGGAGGCGTTTCGGGGTAGTGCACGCACTCTGATCAaagatctggagaagatccgcCCCAGCTCAATTCTAGATATTGTCAAGAGCGGCGAGGATATGGCAGCACTTGTTCCACAGGAACGGTCCCAGGGTGGGAAATCAAGACaggcagctgcagcggcagagGATGAGTCGGCTGGTGGCTGCGGCAGCCAGAACGGGCGATCCAGCGGCGGTGAGATGGCAGCGATGGAGAAGCAGTTGGCGGCCAACGACGCAGCCGAGTCGCGCGAGACAGAAATTGGACATCCAACCAAGTCGTTCCGGCCGACAGGTAAACAGGTCAAGGTGCAGACCATGGGCTATTGCGAGAAATGCGGCTATATCTCTAGCAACCGGATCTGCAAAGCCTGCTCGCTTCTGGAGGGTCTTAATCGGAACCGACCTAAAACCGCTATTGAGGTCAGCGTGGGCATAGAAGATGAGGAAAGCAGCACGACCTTAAGgcggcagatggagcggACTCATTTAACGAACAGCTGA